The genome window atatttgttttcGTATCAATATATTCAGAAGATCAAACAACCAAAACTTCAGATGGTTTTTTCACTTCTTCTGCTCTGCACAACAATATCGTTGAAAGCAGTTCCTGCTCTCACAAAAGCTATAGCAGAATCCTCGGATTTAGCAAACTTCATAAATGAGACAGATAGTGAGATGACGTCATCACAAATCGAATCTTCAACTCAAATACCTTCTTCAACAATGAATCCTTCAACTAAACTTCCTTCTTCAATGCGTGGAAAGGATTTACATTGTCCTAGTATTGAGAATGCCGTTAGCTCATGTCCAAAAGGTGGGATTTGGattaacacaatttttgatttttgaatttcagactttaaaaattgaaaactctaTAGCTCGTACtgaaagtgttaaaaatcTGCACCTGaaactttaataaaattgatgatattttcAGACTCCAAATGGGTATACTACACGTGCTGTGGCGGAGCCAATATGTATTGCTGTGAGCATATTCAGACATGGCTACTCTCTTTTCTTGCTGtcataattgtttttctctCAATCTTCCTCATTGGTTGCTGCGTTCGCTGTTGCTGCAGTTACAGTAactaatcctacagtaaccaaatTTCAAGTAATCCAATTCGATTTGGTTTCAGAACGAAAGACACAACAAAGCTACAGTTTCGATGATAAATGATGATAAAGACTGGAACAATACAATGAAGAAAGTATTTAATTCGAAACAATTCGTTTTCCAAAATCCATGGCACAGTTTTCGATTGT of Caenorhabditis elegans chromosome II contains these proteins:
- the glam-3 gene encoding GLia Associated Membrane protein (Confirmed by transcript evidence;~Product from WormBase gene class glam); the protein is MVFSLLLLCTTISLKAVPALTKAIAESSDLANFINETDSEMTSSQIESSTQIPSSTMNPSTKLPSSMRGKDLHCPSIENAVSSCPKDSKWVYYTCCGGANMYCCEHIQTWLLSFLAVIIVFLSIFLIGCCVRCCCSYKRKTQQSYSFDDK